In Companilactobacillus allii, one genomic interval encodes:
- a CDS encoding GNAT family N-acetyltransferase has protein sequence MSGKVDWVVDEHIKLRIVKPDDDSDLFALVDENRQQLEKYMPWAQDTKTVANEHRFLEYCQKQITKKALWPVTILVDGKVAGMFDFHDFDHADRHCSIGYWLGKGYQHNGVMTRVVKAAIKIGFEELDMHKIALLAEVENTSSNNVAIRNGFHLDGTLKEHIYSDGKFHDANIYSMLEHS, from the coding sequence GTGAGTGGGAAAGTTGATTGGGTAGTTGATGAGCACATCAAATTAAGAATTGTTAAGCCAGATGATGACTCTGATTTATTTGCCTTAGTTGATGAGAATAGACAGCAGCTAGAAAAATATATGCCATGGGCACAAGATACTAAGACTGTCGCAAATGAGCATAGGTTTTTGGAATATTGCCAGAAACAAATAACTAAAAAAGCTCTTTGGCCAGTGACTATTTTGGTTGATGGTAAAGTCGCAGGGATGTTTGACTTTCACGACTTTGATCATGCTGATCGTCATTGTTCCATTGGATATTGGTTGGGCAAAGGTTATCAACATAACGGTGTTATGACACGTGTAGTGAAGGCTGCAATTAAGATTGGCTTTGAAGAGTTAGACATGCACAAAATCGCTTTACTGGCAGAAGTAGAAAACACATCTAGTAACAATGTGGCAATTCGAAATGGATTCCACTTAGATGGTACTTTGAAAGAACATATTTATTCTGATGGTAAGTTCCATGATGCAAATATCTATTCGATGTTGGAACATAGTTAA
- a CDS encoding MerR family transcriptional regulator, with protein sequence MEYTIKQLADLAGVSTRTLRYYDQIDLLKPKYNSKNNYRIYGEKQIDRLQQILFYRALEFSLSKIKQLMNDDDYSELTALKEQQELLVLKQRNLDELLNTVNATIKAKQEKITMTDNDKFEAFKNIKIKENESEFGKEIRDKYGDDVVDESNHKFAGLRQVDIKKMKKIEEDMFVNLLKVDESDLDSVYAKLVYEDHKKWLSYSLPNYSASTHRGLVDMYITDKRFSDYYNNKANKPVVQLLRDVVYHYTK encoded by the coding sequence ATGGAGTATACAATCAAGCAACTTGCTGATTTGGCGGGTGTAAGTACGCGTACATTACGTTATTATGACCAAATCGATTTGTTGAAACCTAAATATAATAGTAAAAATAATTACAGGATTTATGGAGAAAAGCAGATAGATCGACTGCAACAAATACTCTTCTACAGAGCTTTGGAGTTTTCACTATCAAAAATAAAACAATTGATGAATGATGACGATTATTCAGAATTGACAGCTTTGAAAGAACAACAAGAGTTATTGGTACTTAAACAAAGGAATCTTGATGAACTCCTCAATACAGTGAATGCAACTATTAAGGCAAAACAGGAGAAAATAACAATGACTGATAATGATAAGTTTGAAGCTTTTAAAAATATTAAAATAAAAGAGAATGAATCTGAGTTTGGAAAAGAAATACGGGACAAATATGGTGACGATGTGGTAGATGAATCAAATCATAAATTTGCAGGATTAAGGCAAGTGGATATTAAGAAGATGAAAAAAATTGAAGAGGATATGTTTGTTAATCTTTTGAAAGTTGATGAATCTGATTTAGATTCTGTTTATGCAAAATTGGTATATGAAGATCATAAGAAGTGGTTGAGTTATAGTTTGCCCAATTATAGTGCTAGTACACATCGTGGATTGGTCGATATGTATATAACTGATAAAAGGTTCTCAGATTATTACAATAACAAAGCTAATAAGCCAGTTGTACAACTTTTACGAGATGTGGTATACCATTATACTAAATAG
- the thiD gene encoding bifunctional hydroxymethylpyrimidine kinase/phosphomethylpyrimidine kinase, with amino-acid sequence MMNEFIQVLTIAGSDSDGSAGAQADLKTFMARGVYGMSVLTAAVAGNSYGIHDSINMPSSFIKSQIKDIKDDFNVSAFKTGMLSDSEIIRTVAEEIKDKPFGTFVLDPVIITKHGAMLLESEAYQTLIDELFPLADLITPNFYEAKKLSGLELNNHEEIVEAAHKLRDLGPKNIMIKGEHADESMDSVEDFVLLEDGQSFWISEPYVKTEHVNGTGDTLSSSIVAEIAKGESMENAIRISKTFTYHAIKNEIAVGHKYGPINHFIKDDVK; translated from the coding sequence ATTATGAACGAATTTATTCAGGTATTAACCATTGCAGGCTCTGACTCAGACGGTAGCGCCGGAGCTCAAGCAGATCTAAAAACTTTTATGGCACGTGGTGTTTACGGAATGTCTGTCTTAACTGCAGCAGTTGCAGGTAACTCATACGGTATTCATGATAGTATCAATATGCCATCAAGTTTTATCAAAAGCCAGATCAAGGATATCAAAGACGACTTTAATGTTTCTGCATTTAAGACTGGTATGCTTTCTGATTCCGAAATTATTCGTACTGTTGCCGAAGAGATCAAAGACAAACCATTTGGTACTTTTGTATTAGATCCAGTTATTATTACAAAACATGGAGCAATGTTGCTTGAAAGTGAAGCTTATCAAACATTGATCGATGAACTATTCCCACTAGCAGACCTAATAACTCCTAACTTCTATGAAGCTAAGAAATTATCTGGTCTAGAATTAAATAATCATGAAGAAATTGTTGAAGCAGCACATAAATTAAGAGATCTTGGACCTAAGAATATCATGATCAAAGGTGAACATGCCGACGAATCAATGGATTCTGTTGAAGACTTCGTTCTACTAGAAGACGGCCAATCATTTTGGATCTCTGAACCATATGTTAAAACTGAGCATGTTAACGGAACTGGCGACACTTTATCATCAAGTATCGTTGCCGAAATTGCTAAGGGTGAATCTATGGAAAATGCCATTAGAATTTCTAAGACATTTACATATCATGCTATTAAAAATGAAATTGCAGTTGGACATAAATATGGACCTATCAACCATTTCATCAAAGATGATGTAAAATAG
- a CDS encoding cytochrome ubiquinol oxidase subunit I produces MLDIGLSIVSLARFQFAMTTVFHFFFVPFSIGMAVLVATMETLYAVKKDKVYLDMAKFWGKIFLLSFAVGIVTGIIQEFQFGMNWSEYSRFMGDVFGAPLAIEALLAFFIESVFIGIWMFTWDRFKPGLHALMIWMTAIGTMLSAIWILAANSFMQHPTGFKINNTTGRIQLTDFGAVITNPQLWRVFPHVILAAIMTAGCVIAGMSAWGLLRKKKDENHFFKVSLRFGLWVSLIFAILSAGAGDLQTQQIIKDQPMKFAATEGIYKDTKDPAPWTVVEAIDAKNHTASSQVEIPKVLSILAYHRLSGSVKGMNSINKELHAKYDKKFGKDMNYYTPPKTLFWSFRVMTGIDLLVMLIAFLGVIWSRKKKDTIENKKWFMVIVGLAIWVPFIGNSAGWFITEFGRYPWIVYGLFTIADAVSPTSTVGTLLFSNIVYFLLFTLLGGVMIWYSRQTLHHGPYYEMEDSKQNVDPFAKEAFVK; encoded by the coding sequence ATGCTTGATATTGGTTTAAGTATCGTCTCTTTGGCTCGTTTTCAGTTTGCTATGACAACCGTTTTCCACTTTTTCTTTGTCCCGTTTTCTATTGGGATGGCGGTTTTAGTTGCAACTATGGAAACTCTCTATGCAGTCAAAAAAGACAAGGTATATCTTGATATGGCGAAATTCTGGGGGAAGATATTTCTTTTGAGTTTTGCTGTTGGTATTGTTACAGGTATTATTCAAGAATTCCAGTTTGGTATGAACTGGTCTGAATACTCACGTTTCATGGGTGATGTATTCGGTGCACCATTGGCTATTGAAGCCTTATTAGCATTCTTCATCGAATCTGTTTTTATTGGGATTTGGATGTTTACTTGGGATAGATTCAAACCAGGCCTACATGCACTCATGATTTGGATGACTGCTATTGGTACTATGTTATCTGCTATTTGGATCCTAGCTGCTAACAGTTTCATGCAACATCCCACAGGATTCAAAATCAACAACACAACTGGACGTATTCAATTAACCGACTTTGGTGCTGTGATTACTAATCCTCAATTGTGGAGAGTCTTTCCACACGTTATTCTAGCAGCTATTATGACTGCTGGATGTGTTATTGCTGGTATGAGTGCTTGGGGACTATTGCGTAAGAAGAAAGATGAGAACCATTTCTTCAAAGTCTCACTACGTTTTGGTCTTTGGGTAAGTTTAATTTTTGCTATTTTATCCGCTGGTGCCGGAGATCTTCAGACTCAACAGATCATCAAAGATCAACCTATGAAGTTCGCTGCTACTGAAGGTATTTATAAAGATACTAAAGACCCTGCTCCATGGACTGTAGTTGAAGCTATTGATGCTAAGAATCACACAGCATCTAGCCAAGTCGAGATACCCAAGGTATTGAGTATTCTTGCATATCACAGATTAAGCGGTTCTGTAAAAGGTATGAATTCTATCAATAAAGAACTACATGCTAAGTATGACAAGAAATTTGGAAAAGATATGAACTACTACACTCCACCTAAGACTTTATTCTGGAGCTTTAGAGTCATGACTGGTATCGACCTTTTGGTAATGTTAATTGCCTTTTTGGGAGTTATCTGGTCACGCAAAAAGAAAGATACTATCGAGAACAAGAAGTGGTTCATGGTTATCGTCGGATTAGCCATCTGGGTTCCATTTATTGGTAATTCAGCTGGTTGGTTCATTACAGAATTTGGACGTTACCCTTGGATTGTTTATGGACTGTTCACTATTGCTGATGCTGTTTCTCCAACCTCAACTGTTGGTACATTATTGTTCAGTAATATCGTTTACTTCTTATTATTCACACTACTTGGTGGCGTTATGATCTGGTATAGCAGACAAACACTCCATCACGGACCTTATTACGAAATGGAAGATTCAAAACAAAATGTTGATCCATTTGCAAAGGAGGCCTTTGTAAAATGA
- the cydB gene encoding cytochrome d ubiquinol oxidase subunit II, giving the protein MTLANLWFILIGLLFSIFLFLEGFDFGVGMSTRFLAKDFDERLALMTSIGPHWDGNETWLVTAGGAMFASLPLMYASLFSGYYIVLLLVLVGLILRGVSFEFVKHAETRTGKNIWMWTFFVGSFMAPFLLCLMLLSMVQGIPMNANGDAFPKFFDVVNLLSVVGGVAGTLLSLVHGLNFIRLRVEGPLRDRARKLNQILYPILFLGEVVFAVLVFFQTDFFTKRFGSSLFITVLIVLFSLLGYYGVLKDKEGFSFAGSGLSLSMVIVLLFNGLFPRVMIATNPAHSILIKNAANSHYTLTIMTIVAAILIPIVAIYFIWSYTLFTKRINPREHTVKY; this is encoded by the coding sequence ATGACACTCGCTAATTTATGGTTTATATTAATCGGTTTATTATTTTCAATATTCCTATTTTTAGAAGGATTCGATTTTGGTGTAGGAATGTCGACACGCTTTTTGGCAAAGGACTTTGATGAACGACTCGCACTAATGACTTCGATCGGACCTCACTGGGACGGTAATGAAACATGGCTAGTTACAGCCGGTGGTGCAATGTTTGCCTCATTACCACTAATGTATGCTTCATTATTCTCAGGCTATTACATTGTCTTGTTACTAGTCTTAGTTGGTTTAATTCTTCGTGGTGTTTCGTTTGAATTCGTTAAACACGCTGAAACAAGAACTGGTAAAAATATTTGGATGTGGACTTTCTTTGTAGGAAGTTTCATGGCACCATTCTTACTATGCCTAATGCTTTTAAGTATGGTTCAAGGTATCCCCATGAATGCAAACGGTGATGCCTTTCCAAAATTCTTCGACGTTGTTAATTTATTATCAGTTGTCGGAGGTGTTGCTGGTACACTTTTATCCTTAGTTCATGGCTTGAATTTCATCAGATTAAGAGTAGAAGGACCACTACGTGATCGTGCTCGCAAGCTCAATCAAATTCTTTATCCAATCCTTTTCTTAGGTGAAGTAGTCTTTGCAGTACTTGTATTCTTCCAAACAGACTTCTTTACTAAAAGATTCGGTTCATCATTATTTATTACAGTATTAATCGTTCTCTTCTCACTTCTCGGCTACTACGGAGTGTTAAAGGACAAGGAAGGCTTTAGCTTTGCTGGTAGTGGATTATCACTCAGTATGGTTATCGTTCTTTTGTTCAATGGATTATTCCCACGTGTTATGATCGCTACAAATCCTGCACACAGTATTTTAATTAAAAATGCTGCTAACTCGCACTATACATTGACGATTATGACGATTGTTGCTGCTATCTTGATACCAATTGTAGCTATATACTTCATTTGGTCATACACACTCTTTACTAAGAGAATTAATCCAAGGGAACATACGGTGAAATATTAA
- the cydD gene encoding thiol reductant ABC exporter subunit CydD, translating into MIDKRLLSLPGTKRLFIMLAGLTFLQAFAILFQGKYLAEALVNSWEQKSLQTIILPMSLFAVAFLLRHCFNWINNKVVENYAENTSEEIRSKLLDKVYTSGPSMISEEGTGNLVTASLDGIDLIENYFKLIFTKLMNMSIIPPVLLIYIYTQNLASGITLTVIVPLVILFMIILGLAAQAKADSQYHQYTILSNHFLDALRGLPTLKMLGLSKRYAKNIYTVSDEYRRRTMNTLRIAILSTFALDWLTTLGIAILAVFLGLGLINNSFPLFPALVTLILAPEYFLPLRDFSSDYHATLNGKNALNSIFDILNYKDTDTEDGLESLEWNEKSEVDIKNLVFNYSRDQSNIDSSLDIDHLKLSGYKNIGVIGKSGSGKTTLIRALGGFLTPDSGVITINDKSIEHFKQRSWQNELTFLPQSPYLFATTIAENIAFYKPDATKEEIQAAAKKAGLTEFIDTLSLGYQTIIGEGGRGISGGQQQRIMLARAFLAKDRHVLIFDEPTAHLDIETEYALKKPMEELFKNHLVIFATHRLHWIQEMDYVIVMSNGQIAEQGTPEDLSKHNGAYSKLISNMRGDQNELL; encoded by the coding sequence ATGATCGATAAGCGTTTATTAAGCTTACCGGGAACAAAGAGGCTCTTCATAATGCTTGCAGGACTAACGTTCTTGCAAGCATTTGCTATATTATTCCAAGGTAAGTATTTAGCAGAAGCACTAGTAAATTCGTGGGAACAAAAATCGCTCCAAACTATTATTCTACCAATGTCTTTATTTGCAGTAGCCTTTTTATTAAGACATTGTTTTAACTGGATAAATAATAAAGTAGTTGAAAATTATGCCGAAAATACCTCAGAAGAAATACGTTCTAAATTACTTGATAAAGTCTACACATCAGGACCATCAATGATTTCTGAAGAAGGTACCGGTAATTTAGTAACTGCATCTCTTGATGGAATTGACTTAATCGAGAACTATTTCAAACTCATCTTTACAAAACTGATGAACATGTCTATTATTCCACCAGTTTTACTGATATATATTTACACACAAAACTTAGCCTCTGGAATAACTCTTACAGTTATCGTTCCATTGGTGATCCTTTTTATGATTATTCTCGGTCTGGCAGCACAAGCTAAGGCAGACTCTCAATATCATCAATATACGATTCTATCGAATCACTTCTTAGACGCTTTGCGTGGATTACCCACTCTAAAAATGTTGGGACTAAGTAAACGTTATGCTAAGAACATTTATACCGTCAGTGACGAGTATCGTCGCCGTACGATGAATACACTACGTATTGCCATTCTATCGACATTCGCACTGGATTGGCTTACAACGCTTGGCATAGCCATATTAGCTGTATTTTTAGGCCTAGGACTAATAAACAACAGCTTCCCACTATTCCCCGCACTAGTAACCTTGATTTTAGCGCCAGAATACTTCTTACCTTTGCGTGACTTTTCAAGTGATTATCACGCCACACTGAATGGTAAGAATGCACTTAATTCTATTTTTGATATTTTAAATTACAAAGATACCGATACCGAGGATGGTCTGGAATCTCTTGAATGGAATGAGAAGTCAGAGGTTGACATAAAGAACCTTGTCTTCAACTATTCAAGAGACCAAAGTAACATTGATTCTAGTCTTGATATCGATCATCTGAAATTATCTGGATATAAAAATATTGGTGTAATTGGTAAATCTGGTTCTGGTAAAACTACTTTGATCCGTGCACTTGGGGGCTTTTTGACACCAGATAGTGGCGTTATAACGATAAATGATAAATCAATCGAACATTTTAAACAAAGATCTTGGCAAAACGAATTAACATTTTTACCACAGTCACCATATCTTTTCGCTACCACTATCGCTGAAAATATCGCATTTTATAAACCAGACGCTACAAAAGAAGAGATACAAGCTGCGGCTAAAAAAGCCGGATTGACTGAGTTTATTGACACCCTATCACTCGGTTATCAAACGATAATTGGTGAAGGCGGACGTGGTATCTCTGGTGGACAACAACAAAGAATCATGTTGGCTCGTGCCTTTCTTGCAAAGGATCGACACGTTCTTATTTTTGATGAACCTACTGCACATTTGGACATTGAAACCGAATATGCACTAAAAAAGCCGATGGAAGAATTATTCAAAAATCACTTAGTGATCTTTGCTACTCATCGTCTACACTGGATTCAAGAAATGGATTATGTCATCGTTATGAGTAATGGCCAGATTGCTGAACAAGGTACTCCTGAAGACCTTTCTAAGCATAACGGTGCTTACAGTAAATTGATTTCTAATATGCGAGGTGATCAAAATGAACTTCTTTAA
- the cydC gene encoding thiol reductant ABC exporter subunit CydC, with amino-acid sequence MNFFKTFKGDTWVKPYIKQYKGLLITVLLLGLVTSICASALMFTSGYTIDKAATHPVNILLIYVPILLTRAFGIGRPTFKYIERLKSHNWVLRVTSNLRTRLYTTLESDAAFLNEHHKTGDIMGLLSEDISHLQNLYLRTVFPTVISYLLTIIGSLVLGIYNPAFGFFVFLLLAIEVLIVPLVSVSIESARRVRQKQIKANLYTNLTDNILGADDWIISGRQKDFKNLSSSNISELNNSKDKSKSFRRNRDLFLQLIFVGIAICFIIFTNLTMTDGQEQANFVSAVVLCLFPLSETFIPVSQGYEEWPEYRDSIIRLNSLKPVESNLPKQAQLDPKKFEKIDIENIDFEYDADSPVLIKNFSQTIQKGQKIALLGPSGIGKTTILQLILGDLIPQSGSIKVNEKNVQELQEHREQIFSVLNQKPFLFNTSVMNNVRLGNESKSDSEVKAALEKVGLKDLIETLPDKYNTLVGENGSNFSGGEQERLALARILLQDAPVVLLDEPTVGLDPITENDLLKTFFTVLADKTIIWVTHHLQGINYVDHVIFMNSKEIEMQGSPTDLYKTNKHFRELYKMDQGFK; translated from the coding sequence ATGAACTTCTTTAAAACTTTTAAAGGTGACACATGGGTCAAACCGTATATTAAGCAATACAAGGGATTGTTGATTACCGTTTTACTATTAGGCTTGGTAACTTCCATTTGTGCTTCAGCACTGATGTTTACCTCAGGATATACGATCGATAAGGCCGCAACACATCCTGTTAATATCCTATTGATTTACGTACCTATTCTACTAACACGTGCCTTTGGTATTGGACGCCCAACGTTCAAATATATTGAGAGATTAAAAAGTCACAATTGGGTCTTACGTGTTACTTCTAATCTAAGAACTAGACTCTATACCACCCTAGAAAGTGATGCTGCATTTTTGAATGAACATCATAAAACTGGTGATATTATGGGATTATTGTCAGAAGACATCAGTCATCTACAAAATCTCTATTTAAGAACTGTCTTCCCAACCGTTATTTCCTATCTATTAACTATCATTGGATCACTAGTTCTAGGAATCTACAATCCGGCTTTTGGATTCTTTGTTTTCCTACTACTAGCAATTGAAGTTTTGATTGTCCCTTTAGTCTCTGTTTCCATTGAAAGTGCTAGAAGAGTACGTCAGAAACAAATAAAGGCTAATTTATATACTAATTTGACTGATAATATCTTAGGAGCTGATGATTGGATTATTTCCGGTCGTCAAAAAGACTTCAAGAATTTATCTTCATCCAATATTTCTGAACTGAATAATTCTAAAGATAAATCAAAATCCTTTAGAAGAAATCGTGATTTATTTTTACAATTGATCTTTGTTGGAATTGCCATTTGTTTCATCATTTTTACAAATCTGACAATGACAGATGGACAGGAACAAGCCAACTTTGTTTCAGCCGTTGTTCTTTGTTTATTCCCACTATCTGAAACTTTCATCCCGGTTAGTCAAGGATACGAAGAATGGCCCGAATATCGTGACTCAATCATTAGACTAAATTCACTCAAGCCAGTTGAGTCCAACCTTCCAAAACAAGCACAACTTGATCCAAAGAAGTTCGAAAAAATCGATATTGAAAACATCGACTTTGAATATGACGCAGATTCACCTGTTTTAATTAAAAATTTCTCCCAAACCATACAAAAGGGTCAAAAAATTGCCTTGTTAGGACCTAGTGGGATTGGTAAAACAACTATCTTGCAGCTTATATTAGGTGACTTGATCCCTCAAAGTGGTTCGATAAAAGTAAATGAAAAAAACGTTCAAGAACTTCAAGAACATCGGGAACAAATATTCTCGGTATTAAATCAAAAGCCGTTCCTATTCAACACTAGTGTCATGAATAATGTTCGACTTGGTAATGAAAGTAAGTCTGACTCTGAAGTAAAAGCGGCTCTTGAAAAAGTTGGCTTGAAGGATCTAATTGAAACATTACCAGATAAATACAATACACTTGTAGGCGAAAACGGCTCTAACTTTTCTGGTGGTGAACAGGAACGTTTGGCCCTAGCAAGAATCCTTCTACAAGATGCACCAGTAGTATTATTAGACGAACCAACTGTTGGATTAGATCCTATTACAGAAAATGACTTGCTGAAGACATTTTTCACTGTTTTAGCAGATAAGACAATAATTTGGGTAACTCATCATTTACAAGGTATCAATTATGTTGACCATGTAATATTTATGAATTCCAAAGAGATTGAGATGCAAGGCTCCCCAACTGATTTATACAAAACCAATAAGCATTTTAGAGAGTTGTATAAAATGGACCAGGGTTTTAAGTGA
- a CDS encoding polyprenyl synthetase family protein — protein MAHSIWKDYPQVDSKLDQTTAFIHSSVKIRNRQISQMIIDLTSGGKMLRPAFFLLFSSFGPDRKPDEVLIPLAASVELLHVATLIHDDVIDDSPLRRGKTTIHTRYGKRNAIYAGDYLFTLYFEMISRYSVKKSDILLNSLSMKKILIGELDQMLINYNVDATAKMYIREVSGKTAELFSLSTEMGAIVSGADEKLTSLSRNIGHDIGMSFQIIDDILDFSDSRVTGKPNLEDLKNGVYTLPYILGLQDKNERLINILSESDLSDSDIKKAADIIENEGYLDSAKDIARTYNQHALKRINRLPNNTNKIVLKKVVNKLLRRIK, from the coding sequence ATGGCGCATTCAATTTGGAAAGACTATCCGCAAGTCGATAGTAAGTTAGATCAGACGACTGCCTTTATTCATAGCAGCGTTAAGATTAGAAATAGGCAAATAAGTCAAATGATAATTGATTTAACATCTGGTGGGAAAATGCTTAGACCGGCATTTTTTCTATTGTTCAGTTCTTTTGGACCTGATAGAAAACCAGATGAGGTACTAATACCACTAGCCGCTTCAGTAGAGTTGTTACACGTTGCAACGTTGATTCATGATGATGTCATTGATGATTCACCGCTACGTCGCGGTAAGACTACAATTCATACCCGTTACGGAAAGCGTAACGCTATATATGCTGGAGATTACTTGTTCACATTATACTTTGAGATGATCTCTAGATATTCAGTGAAGAAAAGTGATATTTTATTGAACTCTTTAAGCATGAAAAAGATCTTAATTGGGGAATTGGATCAAATGTTGATCAATTATAATGTTGATGCAACAGCAAAAATGTATATTCGCGAAGTTTCTGGCAAAACAGCAGAATTGTTCAGCTTAAGTACTGAAATGGGTGCTATTGTCAGTGGTGCGGATGAGAAATTAACGAGTCTATCTAGAAATATTGGACATGATATTGGTATGTCTTTTCAAATTATTGATGATATTCTAGACTTTAGTGACAGTCGAGTAACTGGTAAACCTAACTTGGAAGACCTAAAGAATGGTGTCTACACTTTGCCATATATTCTTGGACTACAAGATAAGAATGAACGATTGATCAATATCTTATCAGAGTCTGATTTGAGTGACTCGGATATTAAAAAGGCAGCAGATATCATTGAAAATGAAGGCTATCTTGATAGTGCCAAAGATATTGCTAGAACTTATAATCAACACGCCTTAAAAAGGATCAACAGATTACCAAATAATACAAATAAGATTGTTTTGAAAAAAGTTGTTAATAAATTATTGAGACGTATTAAATAG
- a CDS encoding 1,4-dihydroxy-2-naphthoate polyprenyltransferase, which yields MKPSVFFELVEIKAKTASVFPFLMGTLYSYYHWQSINALDLILFFIAMFLFNMAVDINDNYWDYKNATGAESFRRNTNVIGVNHLNIHLIGWIDFTFTVVAALIGIFIVYRTGLPLLFMGIFSFAVGFLYAGGPHPINRGPLGEFFSGFTMGFVIYLISIYINVFDSPAVILDFKFYGDALLSSLLTVFSISNLLLANNIADEEEDKTLGRKTLVYYLTKDNSIFILKSLYVLGFLALTCSVIIGLLPKMMLLTFLIAPIVYKNTKSFCDNPIKKETFPFIIKNLLMITLTEVVTFLIGVLTNF from the coding sequence GTGAAACCGTCTGTATTTTTCGAATTAGTTGAAATTAAAGCAAAAACTGCCAGTGTTTTCCCATTTCTAATGGGAACATTGTACTCATACTATCACTGGCAGTCCATTAATGCTCTTGATTTAATTTTATTCTTCATCGCCATGTTTTTATTTAACATGGCTGTTGATATCAATGATAATTATTGGGACTACAAAAACGCTACTGGAGCAGAGAGTTTTCGTAGGAATACCAACGTTATCGGTGTTAATCATTTGAACATCCATCTAATAGGCTGGATTGATTTTACCTTCACAGTTGTTGCCGCACTTATTGGCATTTTTATCGTATACCGTACAGGTTTACCGTTATTATTCATGGGAATATTCTCATTTGCTGTAGGCTTTTTATATGCCGGTGGACCACACCCTATTAATCGTGGTCCATTAGGAGAATTCTTCTCAGGTTTCACAATGGGGTTCGTAATTTACCTAATTTCAATTTACATCAACGTCTTTGATTCACCTGCAGTGATTTTGGACTTTAAGTTTTACGGTGATGCACTACTCTCTTCACTACTGACCGTATTCTCAATTTCCAATCTTCTTCTAGCCAATAATATTGCTGACGAAGAGGAGGACAAAACACTAGGTCGTAAGACACTCGTCTATTACCTAACCAAGGACAATTCGATTTTTATATTAAAATCCCTATACGTCCTAGGATTCTTAGCCCTCACTTGTTCAGTAATAATTGGCCTATTACCAAAAATGATGCTATTAACATTCTTAATAGCACCAATCGTATATAAAAATACCAAATCATTTTGTGATAATCCTATTAAAAAAGAGACATTTCCCTTTATCATAAAAAATCTCTTGATGATCACATTGACCGAGGTAGTAACTTTCTTAATCGGAGTTTTGACCAACTTCTAA